A window of Micromonospora sp. WMMC415 genomic DNA:
CCCGAGACGGTGGCGCCGACCGCGGTGCCCCCGGCCGCGGTCACCGTGCAGGCCAGCGACGACGGGCGGTTGAGCTCGACGCCCTGGCGTACGGCGTAGCTCGACCGGCCCTCCCCGGGGAGCAGCCCGCTCGCCACGAGCCACACCCCGAGCCCGAGGGCGGCGGAGCCGGTGGCCGGATCCTCCGGCACGCCCAGCCCGGGAACGAAGACCCGCGCGTGGGCGGTTTGCGAGTCGGCGTCCCAGGAGAAGACGCTGACGTGCTCCACCCCGTACCGCTGCGCCGCCGCCGCGTTGACCCGCGCGCGGGCCACCGCGTCCGCACGCACCGGGAGGTACGGGAACTCGAGGCCGCAGCCGGCCACCCGGGGCGCCGGGCCGACGTGGTCGTCCGCGGTGAGCCCGGCCATCTCCAGCAGCGGGTCCGGGTCCAGTTCGGGGCCGAGGGTGGGCATGCCGCCGGTCAGCGTCGCGCCCGTCGCGGTGACCTCGATCGGCAGGACGCCGGCCCCGCACTCCTGCAGGACCGGGCCGGCGCCGAACAGCCCCCGCCGGCTCGCGGTGACCGCCGCTCCGACGCTCGGATGCCCGGCGAACGGCAACTCGTCGACGGGCGTGAAGATCCGCGCCCGGTAGGTGGCGCCGGCCTGGGTGGGCGGGAGCACGAACACGGTCTCGGAGAGGTTGAACTCGAGTGCGAGCGCCTGCATCTGCTCGGTGGCCAGCCCGTCGGCACCGAACACCACCGCCAGCGGGTTGCCGGCGAAGGGGCGGTCCGTGAACACGTCCACGATCTCGTAGGCCAGGGTCGACATGGTGATAAACACTAGGCGCTGCCGGCCGGTATCGACGTTCCAGCCCGGCCGCGCCGGACCGGGACGCCAGGACAGGCCCTAGGCTGGTGCGCGTGAGCTCGCCGACCCGGGTCTACATCGCCCGCCTCGCCGGCGTCGCCGTCTACGACCCCAACGGCGACCAGGTCGGCCGCGTACGTGACGCGGTGGCCCGGCTGCGGCCCACGAAGCGTCCGCCGGAGGTCGTCGGTCTGGTCGCCGAGATGCCGATGCGCCGGCGGATCTTCCTCTCCATCAACCGGATCACCTCGATCGACGCCGACGCCGTGGTGCTGGGCAGCGGCACGCTCAACCTGCGTCGCTTCGAGAAGCGCCCCAACGAGCTGCTCGTGCTCCAGGAACTGCTGGACCGCCGGGTGCAGATCGACCCGGGCGGGCAGGCGGGCACGGTGGTGGACGTGGCGATGGAGTCGACCCGCGGCGAGTGGTCGCTCACCCGGGTCGCGGTACGGGAGCAGACCGGCCGGCTCTCCCGCCGGGGTCACCTGCACCAGGTCGAGTGGGACCGGGTCCGCGGGTTGAGCGGGATCGCGGACACCCGGGGCACCGCCAACCTGCTGGCCGTACTGGAGGACATGCGCCCGGCCGACCTGGCCAACGCCCTGCAGGACCTGCCCGACGCGCGGCGCAACGAGGTCGCGGCGGCGTTGGACGACGCGCGTCTCGCCGATGTGCTGAGCGAGTTGCCGGAGCACGACCAGGTGGAGATCCTGGCCGCGCTGAACCGGGAGCGCGCCGCTGACGTGCTGGAGCTGATGGACCCGGACGACGCCGCCGACCTGCTGGGCGAGCTGCCGCCGCCGGAACAGGACGTGCTGCTCGACCTGATGGAGCCGGACGAGGCCGACCCGGTGCGGCAGCTGCTCAAGTACACGCCGGGCACGGCGGGCAGCGTGATGACCTCGGAACCGGTGATCCTGCCGCCGGACGCCACGGTCGCCGAGGCGCTGGCCCGGGTCCGGGAGCCCCAACTCTCCCCCGCCGTGGCCGCCCAGGTCTTCGTGGCCCGGGCGCCGATGACCACGCCGACCGGCCGTTACCTCGGGATGGTCCATTTCCAGCGGCTGCTGCGCGAGCCACCCGCGGACATGCTGGGCGGCGTGGTGGTCAACGACATCGACCCGCTGCGCCCGACCACCCCGCTGCCTGAGATCACCCGCCGGATGGCCACGTACGACCTGGTGGCCATGCCGGTGATCGACCGGAACAACCGGCTGGTGGGCGCGGTCACCGTCGACGACGTGCTCGATCACCTGCTGCCCCCGGACTGGCGGGAGCGGGACGCCGTTCCCGCCGGCCCGGCCGCCGCCGACGACGAGGCACCGGACGGCACGGATGGTTGAGCAGCGACGGCCGCAGCGGCTGGACCAACCCCGCGAACCCCGGCGGGTGTCCCTGCCCCGCTTCGACCCGGAGGCCTTCGGCCGCTGGTCGGAGGGGATCGCCCGGGGCATGGGTACGGCGAACTTCATCGTCTACATGACGCTGGTCATCATGGCGTGGTTCGCCTGGAACACCCTCGCGCCGGCGAACCTGCGCTTCGACCCGTACACCTTCACGTTCCTGACCCTGATGCTGTCGTTGCAGGCCAGCTACGCGGCGCCGCTGATCCTGCTGGCGCAGAACCGGCAGACGGACCGGGACCGGCTGGCGTTGGAGGAGGACCGACGCCGGGCGACGGCGCAGAAGGCGGACACCGAGTACCTGGCCCGGGAGATCGCCGCGCTGCGCAACGCGATGGGCGAGGTCGCCACCCGGGACTTCCTCCGCTCGGAGCTGGCCCGGCTCGCCGAGGAGTTGGACGACGCCGCCGAGCGCCGGCAGCGGCGGGGGCGGCCGGGCGGCGGGGACGGGCTGGACGAGCCCCGGGACGACCGGGACACCGACTACGCCCGCGACGGCCGCCCGGAGACGCGTTGAACGCCGCTTGCCTCAAGGGGCCAGGCGAGCGGCGTTCGCCTCGGATCGTCGCATTTCCGCCGGATCCCGTCCAGACACCGCCGGCCATCGAATCGCTCACACCGGCCCCCGTCAGCGGCGGTGGCGGATTTCCGCCGACGTAGCATTGCGGGCATGTCAGCACCCGTCAGCACCGTCTCCGACGCGATCCAGGCCGCCCTGGCCACCGTCAACGACCCGGAGATCCGCCGGCCCATCACCGAGCTGGGCATGGTCCGCTCCGCCACGGTCGGGGACGACGGTGTCGTCCGGGTCGAGCTGCTGCTCACCGTGGCCGGTTGCCCGCTGAAGGACAAGCTGCGCACCGACATCACCGCCGCCGTGGGCGCGGTGCCGGGCGTCGCCGGCGTGGAGATCGAGTTCGGCGTGATGAGCCCGGAGCAGCGCAAGGAGCTCCAGGCGACGCTGCGCGGCGGTGCCGCCAGCGAGGAGCCGGTGATCCCGTTCGCCCAGCCGGGGTCCCGCACCCGGGTATACGCGGTCGCCAGCGGCAAGGGCGGCGTCGGCAAGTCCAGCGTGACGGTCAACCTGGCGGCGGCGCTGGCCGCCCGCGGGCTCTCCGTCGGCGTGGTCGACGCCGACATCTACGGCCACTCGGTGCCCCGGATGCTCGGCGCCGACGGCCGCCCCACCCGCGTCGAGGACATGATCATGCCGCCGGAGTCGCACGGCGTGAAGGTCATCTCGATCGGCATGTTCACCGCCGGCAACGCCGCCGTCGTCTGGCGCGGCCCGATGCTGCACCGGGCGTTGCAGCAGTTCCTCGCCGACGTGTACTGGGGCGACCTGGACGTGCTCCTGCTCGACCTGCCGCCGGGCACCGGCGACGTGGCCATCTCCCTGGCCCAACTGCTGCCCAACTCGGAGATCCTGGTGGTCACCACGCCGCAGGCCGCCGCCGCCGAGGTGGCGGAGCGGGCCGGCGCGATCGCGCTGCAGACCCACCAGCGGATCGTCGGCGTCATCGAGAACATGTCGTGGCTGGAGCTGCCGGACGGTTCCCGGATGGAGGTCTTCGGGGCGGGCGGCGGCCAGACCGTCGCCGAGTCGCTGACCCGGACGATCGGCGCACAGGTGCCGCTGCTGGGTCAGATTCCGCTCGACACGCGGGTCCGCGAGGCCGGTGACGAGGGCACCCCGATCGTGCTGGCCGAGCCGGAGTCGCCGGCCGCCAGGGCCCTGGGACAGGTCGCCGACCGGCTCGCCGTCCGGCGGGAGTCCCTGCTCGGCAAGCCGCTGGGCCTCAAGCCCGCCGGCCGCTGACGGCCGACCGGCGCGGGCTTACCGAGCGAATTCGAGGTGCGGTGAATCGCGGTGTCCCGGTGCCGGGACGCCGCGATGTGCGGTAGGTCGAGTCGATCTTGCGGCGCGGCCGGGTACGGCGGCGGTCAGGTC
This region includes:
- a CDS encoding magnesium transporter MgtE N-terminal domain-containing protein, with protein sequence MSSPTRVYIARLAGVAVYDPNGDQVGRVRDAVARLRPTKRPPEVVGLVAEMPMRRRIFLSINRITSIDADAVVLGSGTLNLRRFEKRPNELLVLQELLDRRVQIDPGGQAGTVVDVAMESTRGEWSLTRVAVREQTGRLSRRGHLHQVEWDRVRGLSGIADTRGTANLLAVLEDMRPADLANALQDLPDARRNEVAAALDDARLADVLSELPEHDQVEILAALNRERAADVLELMDPDDAADLLGELPPPEQDVLLDLMEPDEADPVRQLLKYTPGTAGSVMTSEPVILPPDATVAEALARVREPQLSPAVAAQVFVARAPMTTPTGRYLGMVHFQRLLREPPADMLGGVVVNDIDPLRPTTPLPEITRRMATYDLVAMPVIDRNNRLVGAVTVDDVLDHLLPPDWRERDAVPAGPAAADDEAPDGTDG
- a CDS encoding Mrp/NBP35 family ATP-binding protein, coding for MSAPVSTVSDAIQAALATVNDPEIRRPITELGMVRSATVGDDGVVRVELLLTVAGCPLKDKLRTDITAAVGAVPGVAGVEIEFGVMSPEQRKELQATLRGGAASEEPVIPFAQPGSRTRVYAVASGKGGVGKSSVTVNLAAALAARGLSVGVVDADIYGHSVPRMLGADGRPTRVEDMIMPPESHGVKVISIGMFTAGNAAVVWRGPMLHRALQQFLADVYWGDLDVLLLDLPPGTGDVAISLAQLLPNSEILVVTTPQAAAAEVAERAGAIALQTHQRIVGVIENMSWLELPDGSRMEVFGAGGGQTVAESLTRTIGAQVPLLGQIPLDTRVREAGDEGTPIVLAEPESPAARALGQVADRLAVRRESLLGKPLGLKPAGR
- a CDS encoding DUF1003 domain-containing protein — its product is MVEQRRPQRLDQPREPRRVSLPRFDPEAFGRWSEGIARGMGTANFIVYMTLVIMAWFAWNTLAPANLRFDPYTFTFLTLMLSLQASYAAPLILLAQNRQTDRDRLALEEDRRRATAQKADTEYLAREIAALRNAMGEVATRDFLRSELARLAEELDDAAERRQRRGRPGGGDGLDEPRDDRDTDYARDGRPETR
- a CDS encoding PhzF family phenazine biosynthesis protein, with amino-acid sequence MSTLAYEIVDVFTDRPFAGNPLAVVFGADGLATEQMQALALEFNLSETVFVLPPTQAGATYRARIFTPVDELPFAGHPSVGAAVTASRRGLFGAGPVLQECGAGVLPIEVTATGATLTGGMPTLGPELDPDPLLEMAGLTADDHVGPAPRVAGCGLEFPYLPVRADAVARARVNAAAAQRYGVEHVSVFSWDADSQTAHARVFVPGLGVPEDPATGSAALGLGVWLVASGLLPGEGRSSYAVRQGVELNRPSSLACTVTAAGGTAVGATVSGQVMPVARGEILVPPFIG